From a single Mobula birostris isolate sMobBir1 chromosome 32, sMobBir1.hap1, whole genome shotgun sequence genomic region:
- the LOC140191105 gene encoding prostaglandin E2 receptor EP1 subtype-like: MDMMDCIMSQGANMTTLHQRHVKNSSGGLDNSSLPQVNISQWFAGAPARSMAVPIFSMTLGALSNIIALFILLKSYARFRRRSKATFLLFASSLVLTDFAGHIIPGALVLQFYSGKIGNDSHICQLLGGSLIFFGLCPLFLGCIMAVERCVGITRPLLHSAVVTSTRTKLVIASLWALAGIVAILPFLGFGRYELQYSKTWCFIAVGSQSNWMDSGFALLFSFLGVSTLIVSLVCNTISGVSLIQARMKKRNYNRKAKSHDIEMVVQLVGIMMASCICWSPMLVYVSITRIHNCEDYAKLSLLGVRMASWNQILDPWVYILLRRAVLKKIYQTVLRRSDISRTMFDRWEVNSFQSSDRSVVKRF; encoded by the exons ATGGACATGATGGATTGTATCATGAGTCAAGGTGCCAACATGACGACACTCCATCAGCGCCATGTGAAAAACTCCAGCGGTGGCCTGGACAACAGCAGTTTGCCACAGGTGAacatttcccaatggtttgctgGCGCTCCTGCCAGGTCCATGGCAGTGCCTATCTTCTCGATGACGCTGGGAGCCCTGTCCAACATCATTGCCCTCTTTATCCTGCTCAAGAGCTACGCCAGGTTCCGCCGGAGGTCCAAGGCCACATTCCTGCTCTTCGCCAGCAGCCTGGTACTCACCGACTTTGCAGGCCACATCATTCCTGGTGCTTTGGTGCTCCAATTCTACTCCGGGAAAATAGGGAATGACAGCCACATATGCCAGCTGCTGGGAGGCAGCCTGATCTTCTTTGGCCTCTGCCCGCTCTTCCTTGGTTGCATCATGGCAGTGGAGCGATGCGTAGGCATCACCAGACCCCTCTTGCACTCAGCGGTGGTCACCTCCACCAGGACTAAACTGGTGATTGCCAGCCTGTGGGCGCTGGCTGGCATCGTGGCCATTCTTCCCTTTCTGGGTTTTGGCAGGTACGAGCTCCAATACTCAAAGACTTGGTGCTTCATCGCCGTGGGCTCACAGAGCAACTGGATGGACAGTGGCTTTGCCTTGCTCTTCTCATTCCTCGGAGTGAGCACGCTTATTGTGTCTCTGGTCTGCAACACCATCAGCGGCGTGTCACTCATCCAGGCACGGATGAAGAAGAGGAACTACAACCGAAAGGCAAAGTCACATGACATTGAAAtggttgtccagttggttgggATCATGATGGCTTCGTGTATCTGTTGGAGCCCTATGCTG GTGTATGTGTCTATTACCCGGATCCACAATTGTGAGGACTATGCTAAGCTCAGCTTACTCGGGGTGAGGATGGCTTCATGGAATCAGATCTTGGACCCCTGGGTCTACATTCTTCTGAGACGGGCAGTCCTAAAGAAGATCTACCAAACTGTCTTAAGAAGGAGTGACATCAGCAGGACCATGTTTGACCGATGGGAGGTCAACTCCTTCCAGAGCTCTGATCGAAGTGTGGTCAAGAGGTTTTGA